From the Manihot esculenta cultivar AM560-2 chromosome 14, M.esculenta_v8, whole genome shotgun sequence genome, the window TACTTGAAATCGAAACCTGCATGTCTTAATACGGAATTAATAAAACCATTTCATAAGAAAAGAAATcgagattttttttcttcttttgcctgTTTGACAATAAAAGGAAATTGGAAAAGAAATGTTCCCCATTTTGGCTGAAGAAGAGAGATACAAAGCGATGCTTTTAGGACAAGATGGGAGGACACTATTGTAAATTGCAATCTTATATTAAACAAAAGATTTGTAAAGATGCTTGACTAGTCGACTGACAATTCAAAACAAATAAACTAATTGTTTCTTGAAAATATTCCGAGGACCAATTCTAGCAATAAAGACAGTGAAGGTTACTCTTCTTgcgaaatgagataaaaactacCAATATCCAAAACTTCCAAGGCAATGATACCACGTGGCTTTTAacggtttattttttaaattgcttTATAGCCTTTCCACGAGCGGTTGCTTCTCTTCGCACATTATATATTTATGTCGAGAGATTTTGTTCTAATCTCCATTAGTTTATAAGTACTCTTTGGCCATATAGTCCATTTTATCCTTTTTTCTGTTTTGCTTGGAAAATATGGCCCCCGCATCACTAAATGCTCGTTTCAAGCACTCGGTTACCCCCGACGCTTTGAGATCATATCTTGCAGAGTTCATCTCCACTTTCTTTTATGTGTTTGCAGTCATAGGATCTGCCATGGCTTCTCGTATGTCTTCagtgataattttttctagTTTATGCAAATGGGATTGTTGATTTTCATGTTTCTTGTAACATAACATGGGTTTTGACCATTCTCGTTGTTGATCTACAACTTTTCAGAATGCCAAACTAAAATGTAGAGTGGCCATACTTTAGTAGGTTTCTTGTTTCGAGGATCTGATATGCTACTGTTttctaatcatgcatttctctTCTCGTTATCAGAATACTAAATTTCTAAATAGTATATGTTTAATCTTGCCACGGTACAGGAAAACTGATGCCAGGAGCAGATCCTTCCAGTCTAGTAGCAGTTGCCATTGCCAATGCTTTTGCACTTTCATCGGTTGTGTACGTCGCTGCCAACATCTCCGGTGGACACGTGAATCCGGCAGTCACATTTAGTCTTGCCGTCGGAGGCCACATTAGTCTACCCACTGCTCTATTCTACTGGATTTCTCAGATGTTAGCCTCCGTCATGGCTTGCCTACTCTTGAGAGTAGCCACTGTTGGACAGGTAATGAAATATTTCCAAGTTTCTTTAGCgacctttatttttctttttctcgtaTTGATGGACTAATTTACTTGCAATCCGCTTTTCATTTTTGTATTTGAATTTTGCAGAGTCTTCCTACCTACATGATTGCAGAAGAAATGACAGGATTTGGAGCGACGATAATTGAAGGTGTGCTAACATTTGGTTTAGTGTACACAATTTATGCAGCCGGAGACCCTAGACGCAGTTTGCTGGGAGCCACTGGACCATTGGCAATTGGGCTCATGGCAGGAGCCAACGTTTTGGCTGCAGGACCCTTCTCAGGTGGCTCAATGAATCCTGCATGTGCATTTGGATCTGCAGTCATTGCTGGAAGGTTCAAAAATCAAGCAGTCTACTGGGTTGGACCCTTGATTGGAGGCGCAGTTGCCGGGCTTCTTTATGATAATGTAGTCTTCCCTATTCAAGTTCCTGATTCTATTAGGGGAATTTCAGATAATACTGGACTGTAATTGCAATTTCGTAGAGTGTTATTCTGTAGGTTTCTCGTAtgtaattctttttcatttatctCTTGTGACATTTGCAAATTCTAGTAGTCAACATTTGTGTGATAGGTTAACCACAATGCTATTGCTTGCCTTTTCAAATTGTGACTTgatgttttcttttttcccttGTTCTTTGCATAGTAACAAGTAATTAAACCCTCCGTACCCACCAGGGTTATAGATAGATATGCTGCAATTTTGTATTTCCATTCCACCTAAAATCACTTGCTTTTAACTAAACTACCTTACCTTCGAAAACACTCCTGATCGAGAAGGTATCAAATGCCTAGAGGTAACCCAGAATTGAGGCATGTTCTAATTCTTTCATCCCAGCCAGCAGTTACAATCACCATACCCCACAGCTGAGGAGAGCTCAACATGTTATCGCAGGCATTCTTCAAAAACTTGAATTCAGATTTACTCTGTGGTTGAGATGGCAACTGGGTTTGAATCACTCAGCATCTCTTCGCGCCAAGTTGCAGATCCCCTTATCAAGGAATCCCACAAAAACCCACGAGTAAGAGAGAAACAATCCCATGAAGGCTCCCCAACAAACTTATGAGGGCTATGCCCATGCTTTCAAAACTTCCATGTATATCCCTAATTCTACACGGTGAAAGGGAAAACAGGTTGAACAATCAAAACATAACACAAACTGCAACGCTAATATAATCACGCGTTAATAAATACAGGAATGTAAACGGCTAATTAtccaaaattaaactatttaaattttaaattcgatttatattaataatattttaatttattttaaatttaattaaaaattaatgtaaactatttaaattcatttcaaTTCATATTAttcttattcaaataaaattgatatatttagttttatatattttaattatataaatatttaaaatatttaatattttaaaaaaatatttaaattttaatttttaaataaaaatatataaatattattataaaaaatatattttatattaaattaattatttatataaaccgATTAAGTAGGAAATATTTtatctataaaatttaaatccaaTCGAAACTTGTaactctatattttttttaaaattcaaatccatctcaaatttaattatataactaatcaaatatattttataagaaGTGGAACGAAAAAAACAAatgatttaattctttttgGTCCATTTCCCACAATGCTAATATACAAACAATCCCAATTTTGACGAGAAAAGAGACGACGACGGGCTGAAAAAAGGCTTAAACGCTAGTGGTATTCCTCCCGATCACAGGCTTTCACCTCATTTTGGGTTGTGATGGGCCTGACGGCCTATTGTTGAAATAGTGGATCGAATAGCTTAACCCAATGAACAGGCAAAGCCTGGTCCATCCTGAAAATAAAAGCAAGCCAACCGTCTTCCCGCTTCTTAATTTTAGAGGGAATGGCTGGCTCCatgaaattcaaaattatttgaGCCCCTCCACCACCAGAAATTCCCAGAAAGGAACTCCTCTCTTTCCCTTCTCCGAATCCTCCCCACTCAACTCACTGACCCTTGGGTTTATTGTCTCATAAACCCTCTTATGTTGTAAGCTAGATTGGGTAGTCTTCCTTGGGCTGTTGATTTTGCGGTTATCCTTCGAGGTCTTTGAATCTAGAGGAAGAATGTATATCAAGGAGATATGCTTGGAAGGGTTCAAATCATATGCGACGAGGACAGTAGTCCAGGGTTTCGATCCTTTCTTTAATGCTATCACGGGATTGAATGGGTCCGGCAAGTCGAATATCCTCGATTCGATCTGCTTTGTGTTGGGCATAACAAATTTGCAGCAGGTTCGTGCAGCAAACCTTCAGGAGCTGGTTTACAAGCAAGGGCAAGCTGGCATTACTAAGGCTACTGTGTCTATTGTGTTTGATAACTCTGACAGGAGCAGGAGTCCCCTAGGATATGTGGATCATTCTGAGATCACTGTAACAAGACAGGTTAGTTAAATGCTTGGTCAATTGCTTATTTGGGAGTCCAAGGTTATTTTATGTGTTGCACTCATCTTTTGAGCAATTGACCTCAAATTATTTGTTTTATCgtttctagatttgactgaatTTTTTCAATTGAGTGTACAAAGTCTTGTAGAAATGAAATTCACTTCTTGAATAATTCTCATTTTTTTGTTCCTTGTTctattaaaatgatattttctgATTACTCCACAGTACAAGTGAAGGTTGATAAGCATATTGATGTACTGTGGACATGGTCGTGCCACTGGCACTGTGCCTTTGATTTTCATTTACTTGTCAAACTACGTGCTAAAATTTGCATAATACTTTCATGTGTAATTCAACTTGGGTTATTTGCTCGGATGACTTCAATTGGAACTGAGTGTTTGTTATGGATTTTCAAATGAGGATTTATTACTTATCCCGCAGATTGTGGTTGGTGGAAGGAACAAGTATCTGATTAACGGAAAGCTTGCGCAGCCTAGTCAAGTTCAAAACCTTTTCCATTCAGTGCAGCTGAATGTTAACAATCCACATTTTCTCATTATGCAAGGACGCATCACAAAGGTCTTAAATATGAAGCCCCCTGAGATTTTATCCATGCTGGAAGAAGCTGCTGGGACTAGAATGTATGAGACAAAGAAAGATGCAGCATTGAAAACACTTGAGAAGAAGCAGACTAAGGTTGATGAGATAAATAAGCTTCTTGATCAGGAAATACTTCCTGCTTTGGAGAAGTTGAGGAAGGAAAGGATGCAATATATGCAGTGGGCCAATGGAAATGCTGAATTAGACCGACTCAAAAGATTTTGCATTGCTTATGAATATGTTCAAGCAGAGAAGATTAGGGACTCTGCAGTTGGTGAGGTGGAACAAATAAAAGCCAAGATTGTTGAGATTGATAATGACAAAGAAAAGACACAGTTGGAAATACAGGAAATGGAGACAAAAATATCTCAATTGACTGCTGAAAAAGAAGCTAATATGGGAGGGGAAGTAAAGATTTTGTCAGAGAAAGTACATGCTCTCTCTCAAGATCTTGTGCGTGAAGTATCTGTGCTGAACAATAAGGAGGACACTTTAACGAGTGAAAATGAGAATTCTGAGAAGGTGACTGGCCATTGTTGTTAActcacttttttctttttatgtacTTTACAACTTTATGTGCCTGCACTAGCATTTTAAAtagactttttctcttctgccACCCTCCTCTTTTTCTAGATTCCTTGGCATTTGCGATGTCATATTCAGATTTGTTTTCATGTCACCAGCTTGTCTGCAGTATTGAAGACTTAAAGCAATCTGTGGAAGAGAGAGCCAGTGCTGTGAGAAATTCTGAAGAAGGAGCAGCTGATCTCAAAAAGAAAGTTGAGGAACTCTCAAAGAGTTTGGAAGAACATGAGAAGGATTACCAAGTAAGAAGTACTTATAGTTGTCAGTCTTATAAATTTTACCCCATAAGCACTGGGCAGCTTTGATTGCAAAACTAATTGTTATTTGAGGACTTTTTAATTGCTATGGATAGGGCGTTCTAGCTGGGAAGAGCAGTGGAAATGAGGAGAAATGCCTTGAAGATCAGCTAACTGAAGCAAAGGTGGCAGTTGGGAATGCAGAAACAGAATTGAAACAGTTGAAAACAAAAATCAGCCATTGCGAAAAGgagctgaaagagaaaaagcatCAGTTAATGTCAAAACGTGAGGAAGAAGTTGCCATAGAGAATGAACTTAATGCCAGAAAAAAAGATGTGGAAAATGTTAAATTGGCATTAGAATCTCTTCCCTACATGGAGGGCCAGATGGAAGCTATGCAAAAGGTTTTCTCTGTCCTCTGGAGTCATAACCTGGATCATCTATGAATGTCTTTTTTGTTATTGATTTTGTAACCAAACCTCTTGTTCAGGATCGGGCATCTGAAATGGAGTTGATGCAGAAGTTGAAAGACAAAATACGGGATCTTTTAGCACAGCTGTCAAATGTTCAATTCACATACCGTGATCCTGTGAAAAACTTTGATAGATCAAAAGTGAAAGGTGTGGTAGCAAGGCTTATCAAAGTAAAGGATAGCTCTACAATGACTGCCTTAGAGGTCAGCAGTGCATACATCATACCCTTTGTTTTACAGCAGTGAATTTGTATGAGGGGTGGAGACTCTTACAATGAGATAATATGCAGGTTACTGCTGGTGGCAAGTTATTTAATGTTGTTGTAGACACTGAAAATACAGGAAAGCAACTA encodes:
- the LOC110600098 gene encoding probable aquaporin TIP5-1 isoform X1, which gives rise to MAPASLNARFKHSVTPDALRSYLAEFISTFFYVFAVIGSAMASRKLMPGADPSSLVAVAIANAFALSSVVYVAANISGGHVNPAVTFSLAVGGHISLPTALFYWISQMLASVMACLLLRVATVGQSLPTYMIAEEMTGFGATIIEGVLTFGLVYTIYAAGDPRRSLLGATGPLAIGLMAGANVLAAGPFSGGSMNPACAFGSAVIAGRFKNQAVYWVGPLIGGAVAGLLYDNVVFPIQVPDSIRGISDNTGL
- the LOC110600098 gene encoding probable aquaporin TIP5-1 isoform X2, which translates into the protein MPGADPSSLVAVAIANAFALSSVVYVAANISGGHVNPAVTFSLAVGGHISLPTALFYWISQMLASVMACLLLRVATVGQSLPTYMIAEEMTGFGATIIEGVLTFGLVYTIYAAGDPRRSLLGATGPLAIGLMAGANVLAAGPFSGGSMNPACAFGSAVIAGRFKNQAVYWVGPLIGGAVAGLLYDNVVFPIQVPDSIRGISDNTGL